In Chloroflexota bacterium, one DNA window encodes the following:
- a CDS encoding MFS transporter — protein sequence MTLSRSPEVSQVAATFGIIAATAFGASVYGPLLVPIQAEFDVNFATLSVLVAAPSLSRVLVTPAAGYLTDRVGPRRLLAIASFAFALGGLAAAVSPGFWALVGAVFGSGMAAAFVESAAVAHLVRLAPPAARGRTISRGLTGFQIGMLASPVAAGGLAVALGWRSALVMAAVVAVVGAFIAVALIRDARPAASAAPESPSIPEPPVSWRAIAGVLAFGALLWGGASTLRAVALPLYGGVTLELDPATVGLVLSLLSGLRAVATFAGGQLMDRYGRRMVVGFTVLMNLLSATVLMLPAHVAFLGITAFCYAMGGFGATSPVILLADRVPARHAGRGVAGLQASSGASALLLPLAAGALMDAAGIVALALMLAPVFVLAILVGAVVARPSPPPRPTSVATAD from the coding sequence GTGACCCTTTCCCGTTCACCTGAGGTTTCCCAGGTCGCCGCCACCTTCGGAATCATTGCGGCCACGGCATTTGGGGCGTCGGTCTACGGGCCGTTGCTGGTGCCGATCCAGGCGGAGTTCGACGTCAACTTCGCGACGCTGAGCGTATTGGTGGCAGCACCGTCGCTGAGCCGGGTTCTCGTCACTCCGGCGGCTGGCTACTTGACGGACCGCGTGGGTCCGCGGCGATTGCTCGCGATTGCGTCGTTCGCGTTTGCGTTGGGAGGGCTGGCCGCCGCCGTGTCGCCGGGCTTCTGGGCCCTGGTCGGGGCGGTGTTCGGATCGGGCATGGCCGCGGCTTTCGTCGAGAGCGCCGCAGTCGCTCACCTGGTGCGGCTGGCGCCGCCGGCAGCCCGAGGGCGCACGATTTCGCGCGGGCTCACCGGATTCCAGATCGGCATGCTGGCGAGCCCGGTTGCCGCGGGCGGCCTGGCGGTGGCCCTGGGGTGGCGCTCGGCCCTGGTGATGGCGGCCGTCGTGGCGGTGGTCGGCGCGTTCATCGCCGTGGCGCTGATCCGCGACGCTCGGCCGGCCGCCAGCGCCGCCCCCGAGTCCCCGTCGATACCCGAGCCTCCCGTGTCGTGGCGCGCGATCGCCGGCGTGCTGGCGTTCGGTGCGCTGCTTTGGGGCGGCGCTTCGACGCTGCGGGCCGTTGCCCTGCCGCTCTACGGCGGGGTGACGCTCGAGCTCGACCCGGCGACCGTGGGACTGGTGCTCTCCCTGCTCAGCGGCCTCCGCGCCGTGGCGACGTTCGCGGGCGGGCAGCTGATGGACCGCTACGGGCGGCGGATGGTCGTTGGCTTTACCGTGTTGATGAACCTGCTCAGCGCAACGGTGCTCATGCTTCCCGCGCACGTGGCCTTTCTGGGTATCACCGCGTTCTGCTATGCGATGGGTGGCTTTGGCGCCACCTCACCCGTGATTCTGCTCGCCGACCGCGTGCCGGCGCGCCACGCCGGCCGGGGCGTGGCCGGGCTGCAAGCCAGCTCGGGGGCATCGGCGCTGCTGCTGCCGCTCGCCGCCGGCGCGCTGATGGATGCCGCCGGCATCGTGGCCCTGGCGCTGATGCTGGCGCCGGTGTTCGTCCTCGCCATCCTGGTGGGCGCCGTGGTCGCCCGTCCGTCGCCTCCGCCACGGCCGACGTCAGTGGCCACGGCGGACTAG
- a CDS encoding aldo/keto reductase, whose product MEYRRLGQSDLVTSVIGFGGFPIGRGQYGPFDDDEAIRSIHRAIDLGVTLVDTAAGYGLGEGEKLVGRALKGRRDEVLLVSKGSTAPDKMAADLEGSLERLQTDYLDLYLIHWPDASVPIADSMGAMAEFQQQGKIRYGGVSNFSAAQLGECLETFPIVTEQIGYHLFDQRPEAELFPFCQEHELGVMAFGPMAHGLLTGTMTPETTFGEDDFRSRGTVFEQPLFEPEHFLAYLRRVEALKEAARDRGFTVAQLALAWVIANPIVSVALAGTRRPEEIEENVRAVEWHMTESERAELTAIAAGE is encoded by the coding sequence ATGGAGTACCGCAGGCTGGGCCAATCCGATCTGGTGACTTCCGTCATTGGATTCGGCGGATTCCCAATCGGACGGGGGCAGTACGGCCCGTTCGACGACGACGAGGCCATCCGCAGCATCCATCGGGCCATCGACCTTGGGGTGACGCTGGTCGATACCGCCGCCGGATATGGGCTCGGCGAGGGCGAGAAGCTCGTCGGACGGGCGCTGAAGGGACGCCGGGACGAAGTGCTGCTGGTGAGCAAAGGCAGCACCGCGCCCGACAAGATGGCCGCGGACCTGGAAGGCAGCCTGGAGCGGCTGCAGACGGACTATCTCGATCTCTATTTGATCCACTGGCCGGATGCGAGCGTGCCCATCGCCGACTCGATGGGGGCCATGGCCGAGTTCCAGCAGCAGGGCAAGATTCGGTACGGCGGCGTGAGCAATTTCAGCGCGGCCCAGCTCGGCGAGTGCCTGGAGACGTTTCCCATCGTCACCGAGCAAATCGGCTATCACCTGTTCGATCAGCGGCCCGAGGCCGAGCTGTTTCCCTTCTGCCAGGAGCACGAGCTTGGCGTGATGGCCTTTGGTCCCATGGCGCACGGGCTGCTGACCGGAACCATGACGCCCGAGACGACCTTCGGCGAGGACGACTTTCGCAGCCGCGGCACCGTGTTCGAGCAGCCGTTGTTCGAGCCAGAGCACTTTCTGGCCTACCTACGGCGAGTCGAGGCGCTCAAGGAAGCCGCCCGCGACCGCGGCTTCACGGTGGCGCAGCTAGCGCTGGCGTGGGTGATCGCCAACCCGATCGTGAGCGTGGCGTTGGCAGGCACGCGGCGGCCCGAGGAGATCGAGGAGAACGTCCGCGCCGTCGAGTGGCACATGACCGAAAGCGAGCGGGCCGAGCTCACCGCCATCGCGGCGGGCGAGTAG
- a CDS encoding phytanoyl-CoA dioxygenase family protein produces MNAPHDDLDLRVAEYRTNGFTVLENAIPVELVDALHAAFMPLLETVRARNSRELSGDLATGRGRLGYPNRYTVDLPWAMPFSDPAVYEHPTVLAFMDRYWGVSDYQLTGYTSNNPYPDSTYQRWHRDMALTTPHIGTQTCDTVSAKIPLVDTFEENGSFEILPGTQYLADPSLQGRYNDVLEAGDFRPRRLNLKKGSIWMQDPRPLHRGTPNRSDHARPELCLVYTRPWYYSGHWVEMTGAQFDELSESGKELLASARITDGGRG; encoded by the coding sequence ATGAACGCACCGCACGACGACCTGGACCTGCGCGTGGCCGAGTACCGGACCAACGGGTTCACGGTTCTAGAGAACGCGATTCCGGTTGAGCTGGTCGATGCCCTTCACGCGGCGTTCATGCCCCTGCTGGAGACCGTGCGCGCGCGGAACTCGCGGGAGCTCTCGGGCGACCTGGCCACGGGGCGCGGACGCCTGGGCTATCCCAACCGCTACACCGTCGACCTGCCCTGGGCCATGCCCTTTTCCGATCCCGCCGTCTACGAGCATCCCACCGTGCTGGCGTTCATGGATCGCTATTGGGGCGTATCGGACTACCAACTCACGGGATACACATCCAACAATCCCTACCCCGACAGCACCTATCAGCGGTGGCATCGCGACATGGCGCTGACAACGCCCCACATCGGCACCCAGACCTGCGACACCGTCAGCGCCAAGATCCCGCTGGTCGACACCTTCGAAGAGAACGGCAGCTTCGAGATCCTGCCCGGTACGCAGTATCTGGCCGATCCCAGCCTGCAGGGCCGCTACAACGACGTGCTCGAGGCGGGGGATTTCCGGCCCAGACGGCTCAACCTCAAGAAGGGCTCGATCTGGATGCAAGACCCGCGCCCGCTGCACCGCGGCACCCCCAACCGCTCCGACCACGCGCGCCCGGAGCTCTGCCTGGTCTACACGCGCCCCTGGTACTACTCGGGCCATTGGGTCGAGATGACCGGCGCGCAGTTCGACGAGCTATCGGAGAGCGGCAAGGAACTGCTGGCGTCGGCGCGGATTACGGACGGCGGGCGAGGCTAG
- a CDS encoding DUF3830 family protein, translated as MTTSDTGEPTVSTIELELPGAPPARFKLLWDAAPQTCAAVTAGVPEQAECLHAIYSGTIAAFYFDPTVVAPIENATTCVAPGDLIFTHYEAGTRHGHPGALSEVYWPYDRYARPTIPGKFITLEAANVFGTYDGPSDVWQAFAARCERLRYDGTATIQIRMS; from the coding sequence ATGACCACATCAGACACCGGGGAGCCCACGGTTTCGACCATCGAGCTCGAGCTGCCGGGCGCCCCGCCGGCTCGCTTCAAGCTGCTGTGGGACGCGGCGCCGCAAACCTGCGCGGCGGTGACCGCGGGGGTGCCCGAGCAGGCCGAGTGCCTGCACGCGATCTATTCGGGAACCATCGCGGCGTTCTACTTCGACCCGACCGTCGTGGCGCCCATCGAGAACGCCACCACCTGCGTCGCTCCGGGCGATCTGATCTTCACCCACTATGAAGCCGGCACGCGGCACGGGCATCCGGGCGCCTTGAGCGAGGTCTACTGGCCCTACGACCGCTACGCCCGCCCCACCATTCCCGGAAAGTTCATCACGCTCGAAGCCGCGAACGTTTTCGGGACGTACGACGGTCCATCGGACGTCTGGCAGGCCTTCGCCGCGCGCTGCGAGCGCCTGCGCTACGACGGCACCGCCACCATCCAGATTCGGATGTCCTGA
- a CDS encoding type II toxin-antitoxin system VapC family toxin, producing MRGLLDANAYSLLVRGHRQVIDIVRSAEEILLSAVVVGELMHGFRLGSHFDSNLADLRAFRNSPYVSFVPVGEVTADRYARIAAALRAKGRPIPTNDVWIAAHAMETGADLISADRHFAHVDGIAWVPIAAR from the coding sequence GTGAGGGGTCTGCTGGACGCCAATGCCTACTCGCTGCTCGTGCGCGGGCATAGGCAGGTGATCGACATTGTTCGCAGCGCCGAGGAAATCCTGCTCTCGGCGGTGGTGGTTGGCGAATTGATGCATGGCTTTCGCCTGGGGTCGCACTTTGATAGCAATCTCGCTGACCTTCGTGCGTTTCGGAATAGCCCATACGTTTCCTTCGTTCCGGTCGGCGAGGTAACCGCGGACCGCTACGCCAGGATCGCGGCTGCGCTGCGAGCGAAGGGTCGTCCCATTCCGACCAACGACGTGTGGATCGCGGCGCACGCCATGGAGACCGGCGCGGACCTGATTTCAGCCGATCGACATTTCGCGCACGTAGACGGGATTGCCTGGGTCCCAATTGCAGCGCGCTGA